Proteins from a single region of Nasonia vitripennis strain AsymCx chromosome 3 unlocalized genomic scaffold, Nvit_psr_1.1 chr3_random0005, whole genome shotgun sequence:
- the LOC103315545 gene encoding uncharacterized protein LOC103315545: protein MENQDTSHCPPSSLRPPPLQQPQRPPPSQLPPPEQGRGAIPRDLRPVRGRRVAHHESRNADVRINPYHRNLENAAVFIAKFISAINKETENDLINRRNRQHQEEDRE from the exons atGGAAAATCAAGATACTTCACATTGTCCTCCGTCATCTCTTCGGCCACCGCCTTTACAACAACCTCAGCGGCCACCTCCTTCACAACTTCCGCCGCCTGAACAGGGCAGAGGCGCAATACCGCGAGATTTAAGACCTGTTCGGGGTCGCAGAGTTGCCCATCATGAATCACGAAATG CTGATGTAAGGATTAATCCTTATCacagaaatttggaaaatgcCGCGGTGTTTATTGCTAAATTTATTAGTGCTATCAACAAAGAAACTGAGAATGATTTAATTAATAGAAGAAATAGACAACATCAAGAGGAAGATAGAGAGTGA